A genome region from Labilibaculum antarcticum includes the following:
- the rfbA gene encoding glucose-1-phosphate thymidylyltransferase RfbA — protein MKGIILAGGSGTRLYPITKGVSKQLLPVYDKPMIYYPLSVLMLAGIQEILIISTPEDLPNFEKLLGSGEDLGLKLSYKEQPSPDGLAQAFIIGDEFIGDDSVCLVLGDNIFYGHNLTGMLRNARKNVEEEGKATVFGYYVRDPERYGVAAFDEDGTVTSIEEKPENPASNYAVIGLYFYSNDVVQVAKNVKPSHRGELEITTVNQEYLKQGRLKVELMGRGYAWLDTGTHESLLDAGRFIETIETRQGLKVACLEEIAYNMGYITAEQVKTLAEPLKKNGYGQYLLNLVADK, from the coding sequence ATGAAAGGAATCATTTTAGCAGGAGGCAGCGGAACCCGTTTGTATCCAATAACCAAAGGAGTTTCGAAACAGCTTTTGCCTGTTTACGACAAACCGATGATTTATTATCCATTATCAGTTTTAATGCTGGCAGGGATTCAGGAGATACTTATCATTTCCACTCCTGAGGATCTACCTAATTTTGAAAAATTATTAGGATCTGGTGAAGATTTGGGATTAAAATTATCTTACAAAGAACAACCAAGTCCTGATGGATTGGCTCAGGCTTTTATCATTGGGGACGAATTTATTGGCGATGATTCGGTTTGTTTGGTATTGGGAGATAATATTTTCTACGGTCACAACCTTACGGGCATGTTGAGAAATGCGCGTAAAAATGTAGAGGAAGAAGGCAAAGCTACTGTTTTTGGATACTATGTAAGAGATCCTGAGCGTTATGGCGTTGCTGCTTTTGATGAAGATGGAACAGTAACTTCCATAGAGGAGAAACCAGAGAATCCTGCATCGAATTATGCTGTTATTGGTTTGTATTTTTATTCCAATGATGTGGTGCAAGTCGCAAAAAATGTGAAACCCTCTCATCGTGGCGAGCTGGAAATTACCACTGTCAATCAGGAATATTTAAAGCAAGGTCGACTAAAAGTAGAATTAATGGGTAGGGGGTATGCCTGGTTGGATACAGGAACACATGAATCTTTACTAGATGCAGGTCGTTTTATCGAAACCATCGAAACCCGCCAGGGCTTAAAAGTGGCTTGTCTGGAGGAAATAGCCTACAATATGGGTTACATAACTGCCGAACAAGTTAAAACATTGGCCGAGCCATTGAAAAAGAATGGGTATGGACAGTACCTTTTAAATCTTGTTGCGGACAAATAA
- a CDS encoding DUF6261 family protein yields the protein MFVKMIFSFLRINELLGYCNEIKTFLSSLNLEALPVKDPAGKLSLKLEEALAASNRSRSSEYTEWLNVKDHRRDESFLAFRNLMEAFTHRKDESMLAAAEKIILIIKGHGWTLQNGGKKVQSAKMASLVKELSSEENQALITSLSANDWYQDMVADNAVYDQMLEEKSNTNNNQTVYDMATVYQELQTACEELFEAVEVLNRISPDVAYTQIATFSNDCTQRYLAAARTRKTKNENSAVEKTEAE from the coding sequence ATGTTTGTTAAAATGATTTTTAGTTTTCTGCGTATCAACGAATTGTTGGGGTATTGCAACGAAATTAAAACGTTCCTTAGCTCGTTGAATTTAGAGGCTTTGCCTGTAAAAGATCCAGCCGGGAAATTAAGTTTAAAGTTAGAGGAAGCTCTTGCAGCTTCGAATCGAAGTCGTTCGAGTGAATATACCGAATGGTTGAATGTGAAAGATCATCGTCGTGATGAATCTTTTCTTGCTTTCCGCAATTTGATGGAAGCTTTTACTCACCGTAAGGATGAAAGTATGCTTGCGGCTGCCGAAAAAATAATCCTCATCATTAAAGGTCATGGCTGGACTTTGCAAAATGGAGGGAAGAAAGTGCAATCGGCAAAAATGGCCAGTTTAGTCAAGGAATTGAGTTCGGAAGAGAATCAAGCCCTAATCACCAGTTTATCAGCCAATGATTGGTATCAGGATATGGTAGCCGACAATGCTGTTTACGATCAGATGTTGGAAGAGAAATCAAATACGAATAACAATCAGACTGTTTACGATATGGCTACTGTTTATCAGGAATTGCAAACGGCTTGTGAAGAATTGTTCGAGGCCGTTGAGGTGTTGAATCGTATTAGCCCGGATGTTGCTTACACTCAGATTGCTACTTTTAGCAACGATTGTACGCAAAGGTATTTGGCTGCTGCACGCACTCGAAAAACCAAAAACGAGAATTCAGCAGTCGAAAAAACTGAGGCAGAATAA
- a CDS encoding sugar phosphate nucleotidyltransferase, with product MDFLLEIIILIYNQKFVKLDLCLNPFNNMNNNYIVIMAGGLGSRFWPMSNEEKPKQFLVIHF from the coding sequence ATGGATTTTTTATTGGAAATCATCATATTGATTTACAATCAGAAATTCGTAAAATTGGATCTTTGCTTAAATCCATTTAACAATATGAACAACAACTACATCGTTATCATGGCTGGGGGATTAGGTTCCCGTTTTTGGCCCATGAGTAACGAAGAAAAGCCAAAGCAGTTTTTGGTTATTCATTTTTAA
- a CDS encoding DegT/DnrJ/EryC1/StrS family aminotransferase, whose protein sequence is MINYPLATSSWGDEEIDAIQKVISTGMFSMGKHVSQFEKEFAQHFGSKYSVMVNSGSSANLLAVAALFFKQENPLKAGDEVIVPSVSWSTTYHPLQQYGLKLKFVDVDIETLNISVDALKEAITDKTRAIFLVNLLGNPNEFERINELIKDRDIYLLEDNCESMGAEFHGQKTGTFGLLGTYSTFFSHHISTMEGGMITTDDEELFHILLSIRAHGWTRNLPEVNRVTGQKDTNAFLESFKFVLPGYNVRPIEMSGAVGTVQLSKLNDFVQKRRSNAEVFIEELQNQNKFILQKEIGLSSWFGFSFIVNPEIGISREFVMNKLQSSGVEVRPIVAGDFTKNPVIKYFDYEIHGVLINSQRIDRDGFFIGNHHIDLQSEIRKIGSLLKSI, encoded by the coding sequence ATGATTAATTATCCTTTAGCGACTTCATCTTGGGGAGATGAAGAAATTGACGCAATACAAAAGGTTATTTCTACTGGAATGTTTTCAATGGGAAAACACGTTAGTCAATTTGAAAAAGAATTTGCTCAGCATTTTGGGAGTAAATACTCCGTGATGGTGAATTCAGGCTCTTCCGCAAATCTATTAGCGGTGGCAGCTTTGTTTTTTAAACAAGAGAATCCTCTAAAAGCCGGAGATGAAGTAATAGTGCCTTCAGTGTCGTGGTCTACAACATATCATCCTTTGCAGCAGTATGGCTTAAAGTTGAAATTTGTTGATGTTGATATTGAAACCTTAAATATCTCTGTTGATGCTTTAAAAGAAGCGATTACTGACAAAACGCGTGCCATTTTTCTTGTTAATCTTCTTGGTAATCCTAATGAATTTGAAAGAATAAATGAGCTAATAAAAGATAGAGACATTTATCTTCTAGAAGATAATTGTGAATCTATGGGTGCTGAATTTCATGGACAGAAGACAGGTACATTTGGCTTGCTTGGAACTTATAGTACTTTCTTTAGCCATCATATTTCTACAATGGAAGGTGGAATGATTACCACTGATGATGAAGAGCTTTTCCATATTTTGCTTTCAATAAGAGCACATGGTTGGACTAGGAATTTACCAGAAGTTAATAGAGTTACTGGACAAAAAGATACAAACGCTTTTTTGGAGTCTTTTAAATTTGTTTTACCAGGATACAATGTTAGACCTATAGAAATGAGTGGGGCTGTTGGTACAGTTCAACTTTCAAAATTGAACGATTTTGTACAAAAGCGAAGAAGTAATGCTGAGGTATTTATTGAAGAACTTCAGAATCAAAATAAATTTATTTTACAAAAAGAGATAGGACTTAGCAGTTGGTTTGGATTTTCTTTTATCGTAAATCCAGAAATTGGGATATCACGCGAGTTTGTAATGAATAAATTGCAGAGTTCTGGAGTGGAGGTTAGGCCTATAGTTGCTGGCGACTTTACTAAGAATCCTGTGATTAAATATTTTGATTATGAAATTCATGGCGTATTAATTAATTCTCAAAGAATTGATAGAGATGGATTTTTTATTGGAAATCATCATATTGATTTACAATCAGAAATTCGTAAAATTGGATCTTTGCTTAAATCCATTTAA
- a CDS encoding GDP-L-fucose synthase family protein, with the protein MKILLTGGSGLVGQNIIERIPSQIKLLKPSSSDLDLLDLSSVQNYLQIHQPEIIIHAAGIVGGIQANIANPVKFLFENTEMGKNIIKAALDNGIKKFINLGSSCIYPRNATNPLVEEYILQGELEPTNEGYALAKIFALRFCEYINKEYPEMQYKTLIPCNLYGRWDKFDPKHSHMIPAVIRKIHLAKKKGDSEVEIWGDGCARREFMYAGDLAEFIWYSVNNFDEIPDLINVGLGYDHSILDYYEAIKEVIGFEGTFKFDLDKPVGMKQKLVSVSKLESLGWKAKHNLKEGIEKTYQFYLEKFEQYD; encoded by the coding sequence ATGAAGATTCTCCTTACAGGTGGCTCAGGATTGGTTGGCCAGAATATTATTGAAAGGATACCAAGTCAAATCAAATTATTAAAACCTAGCTCCAGTGATCTGGATTTATTAGATTTATCTTCAGTTCAGAATTATTTGCAAATTCATCAACCTGAGATAATTATTCATGCAGCAGGTATTGTTGGTGGTATTCAGGCAAATATTGCTAATCCCGTTAAGTTTCTGTTTGAAAATACAGAAATGGGAAAAAATATAATAAAAGCTGCTTTAGATAACGGGATTAAGAAATTCATTAATCTGGGTAGCTCATGTATTTATCCAAGAAATGCTACAAATCCTTTGGTAGAAGAATATATTCTGCAAGGGGAATTAGAGCCTACCAATGAAGGTTATGCACTTGCAAAAATATTTGCATTACGATTCTGTGAATATATTAATAAGGAATATCCTGAAATGCAATACAAAACTCTTATCCCATGTAATCTTTATGGTCGTTGGGATAAGTTTGATCCCAAACACAGCCACATGATTCCAGCAGTTATTCGGAAAATTCACCTTGCTAAGAAAAAAGGAGATTCTGAAGTTGAGATTTGGGGAGATGGCTGTGCACGAAGGGAATTTATGTACGCTGGTGATTTGGCTGAATTTATTTGGTACAGTGTGAATAATTTCGATGAGATTCCTGATTTGATTAATGTTGGATTAGGGTATGATCATTCTATTTTAGATTATTATGAGGCCATTAAAGAGGTTATTGGTTTTGAAGGAACATTTAAGTTTGATTTAGATAAACCAGTTGGGATGAAGCAAAAATTGGTTTCAGTATCAAAACTAGAATCATTAGGATGGAAAGCCAAGCATAATTTAAAGGAAGGTATCGAAAAAACATATCAATTTTATCTTGAAAAATTTGAACAATATGATTAA
- the gmd gene encoding GDP-mannose 4,6-dehydratase, producing MSKKIALITGVTGQDGAYLSEYLLKLGYIVHGIKRRSSLFNTDRIDHLYQDPHVENQNFILHFGDMTDSMNITRIIQEVQPDEIYNLAAMSHVAVSFEIPEYVGNADGLGTLRILEAVRFLGLTKKTRIYQASTSELYGLVQEVPQKETTPFYPRSPYAVAKMYAYWMTVNYREAYDMHASNGILFNHESPLRGETFVTRKITRAAARIALGVQDKTYLGNLSSKRDWGHAKDYVRAMHAILQQDEPSDYVIATGVTTTVRDFVKFAFAECGIIAEFKGEGKAEKAYISSIDEKLFIQSVGEFYLSSIKSRIGDCLVEVDPRYFRPTEVELLIGDPTKSNTVLGWKPEYDLPALVKDMMESDIKLMKKEDLLKSSGYKTLNNFE from the coding sequence ATGTCAAAAAAAATAGCATTAATCACCGGAGTAACTGGTCAGGATGGAGCTTATCTTTCAGAATATCTATTGAAATTAGGCTATATTGTACATGGTATAAAACGTAGATCATCTTTATTTAATACTGATCGTATTGATCATTTATATCAAGATCCTCATGTTGAAAATCAGAATTTTATTCTTCATTTTGGTGATATGACGGATAGTATGAATATTACTCGTATCATACAAGAGGTGCAACCGGATGAAATTTATAATTTAGCGGCAATGTCTCATGTTGCAGTTAGTTTTGAAATACCGGAATATGTTGGTAATGCCGATGGTCTGGGGACTCTTCGTATTTTGGAAGCAGTACGGTTTTTAGGTTTAACAAAGAAAACACGTATTTATCAGGCATCAACATCTGAGTTGTATGGTTTGGTGCAGGAAGTGCCTCAAAAGGAAACTACTCCCTTCTATCCACGCTCACCTTATGCAGTAGCTAAAATGTATGCCTACTGGATGACGGTAAATTATCGAGAGGCTTATGATATGCATGCCTCCAATGGAATTTTATTTAATCATGAATCTCCATTACGAGGGGAGACATTTGTTACTCGTAAAATTACCCGTGCAGCCGCTCGCATTGCTTTGGGTGTGCAAGATAAAACATATTTAGGTAATCTTTCTTCGAAGAGAGATTGGGGACATGCTAAAGATTATGTAAGAGCCATGCATGCCATTCTTCAACAAGATGAACCTTCTGATTATGTAATTGCTACAGGGGTTACAACAACTGTGCGTGATTTTGTGAAATTTGCTTTTGCTGAATGTGGTATTATTGCAGAATTTAAAGGGGAAGGGAAAGCAGAGAAAGCTTATATTTCTTCAATTGATGAAAAACTATTTATTCAAAGTGTTGGCGAATTCTATTTGTCATCTATTAAATCACGAATTGGTGACTGTTTAGTTGAGGTAGATCCGCGATATTTCCGTCCAACTGAGGTTGAATTGCTTATTGGTGACCCAACTAAATCAAATACTGTTTTAGGATGGAAGCCTGAGTATGATTTACCTGCTTTGGTTAAGGATATGATGGAGTCAGATATCAAACTGATGAAAAAGGAAGACTTATTGAAGTCGTCTGGATATAAAACATTAAACAATTTTGAATAA
- a CDS encoding glycosyltransferase family 2 protein — protein MKVSIITPTYNSEAYIVQTILSIQRQTYDNWELLITDDCSSDKTIDLLNEFAGEDNRIKIFQLNINSGGGIARNNSIENATGRFIAFCDSDDLWTPDKLEKQIKFMAENDLAFTYSAYQKINEDNEKGGIVNPNPKLTYSDLLKSCQIGCLTAIYDTFKLGKVYLPEIRKRQDYGLWLKIFQVIGETRGLNNNVLGYYRVRSNSVSSNKFKAAIYHFKVLRQVGELGKIKACMYFFNYTIKGLLKYLK, from the coding sequence ATGAAGGTTAGTATTATTACACCAACTTATAATTCAGAAGCTTATATTGTACAAACAATTTTATCCATTCAGAGGCAGACTTATGATAATTGGGAACTCTTGATCACTGATGATTGTTCATCGGATAAAACGATTGATTTATTAAATGAGTTTGCTGGAGAAGATAATAGAATAAAAATCTTTCAATTAAATATTAATAGTGGAGGAGGAATAGCTCGTAATAATTCTATAGAGAATGCTACAGGTAGGTTTATTGCCTTTTGTGATAGTGATGATCTATGGACTCCTGACAAGTTGGAGAAGCAGATAAAATTTATGGCTGAGAATGATCTGGCATTTACTTATTCAGCTTATCAAAAAATAAATGAAGATAATGAGAAGGGTGGTATTGTAAATCCTAATCCTAAATTAACTTACTCAGATCTTTTGAAATCATGTCAAATAGGATGCTTAACGGCTATATATGACACATTCAAATTAGGGAAAGTTTATTTGCCAGAAATAAGAAAGAGGCAGGATTATGGTTTATGGTTGAAGATTTTTCAGGTAATTGGTGAGACAAGAGGACTTAATAATAATGTTTTAGGTTACTATAGAGTTCGTTCAAACTCTGTCTCGAGTAATAAATTTAAGGCTGCAATTTACCATTTTAAGGTATTAAGGCAAGTTGGAGAATTAGGAAAAATAAAAGCCTGTATGTATTTTTTTAATTATACTATTAAGGGATTGTTAAAATATTTAAAATAA
- a CDS encoding glycosyltransferase family protein: MKILFISNQISNSDGVGNPVINNLMSEMKRLKPKDKIDFVGFSYKFETLRELYIARKKKYDIIHFQFGGIYIYLALLPFVFQNNRRVVTFHGTEIHGVLVNQNKNKYRKFKVKLNRLFALFSFVMFSRIGFVSHVLIDSVPKYFKYLYNSKFFIQRLGVDYNLFKPIPKSYAREYLDLDSDKKLFLFSSISSSPVKRLDLAEKIVQYMGEGYQLLLMNAVPSDEVPFFMAATDYVLLTSDAEGSPNIVREALAMNRPVFGVNVGDVKDQISNCKESLIISVNPEIASGQIKQKLKNSHEENTRDRFKFKISLENTTRELISLYEKCIFK; encoded by the coding sequence ATGAAGATTTTATTTATTTCGAATCAAATTTCAAATAGTGATGGAGTTGGTAACCCTGTGATAAATAATTTGATGTCTGAGATGAAAAGACTGAAGCCAAAGGATAAAATTGATTTTGTTGGTTTTAGTTATAAGTTTGAGACTTTAAGAGAATTGTATATTGCACGAAAGAAAAAATATGATATAATTCATTTTCAATTTGGAGGGATTTATATTTATCTTGCTTTGTTACCTTTTGTTTTTCAGAATAATAGGCGAGTTGTGACTTTTCATGGTACTGAAATTCATGGTGTTTTAGTTAATCAAAACAAAAATAAATATCGAAAATTTAAAGTAAAATTAAATAGGCTCTTTGCTTTATTCTCTTTTGTGATGTTTTCTAGAATTGGTTTCGTTTCTCATGTATTGATTGATTCGGTTCCGAAATACTTCAAGTACCTTTATAATTCTAAATTTTTTATTCAGCGACTTGGAGTTGATTATAACTTATTCAAACCAATTCCTAAGAGTTATGCAAGAGAGTACTTAGACTTAGATTCAGATAAAAAATTATTTCTTTTTTCTTCTATTAGTTCATCTCCTGTAAAGAGATTAGATTTGGCGGAAAAAATAGTTCAATACATGGGTGAAGGTTATCAATTGCTTCTAATGAATGCGGTTCCTTCGGATGAGGTGCCATTTTTTATGGCAGCAACGGATTATGTCTTATTAACATCAGATGCAGAGGGTTCACCTAATATAGTTAGAGAGGCATTAGCCATGAATAGACCTGTGTTTGGTGTTAACGTTGGTGATGTTAAAGACCAAATAAGTAATTGCAAGGAGTCACTAATAATAAGTGTGAATCCCGAAATAGCGTCAGGGCAGATAAAGCAAAAATTGAAAAATTCTCACGAAGAAAATACAAGGGATCGTTTTAAGTTTAAAATTTCGTTGGAAAATACAACTCGTGAATTAATAAGTTTATATGAAAAATGCATTTTTAAATAA
- a CDS encoding D-glucuronyl C5-epimerase family protein, whose product MNKDKLIYSFNRLLDEILDRPDYWHPRLKFRQDISYREYYYLDFSAKGNYPYELKDGIPLVEMNNVSREFSITILNYGLGLIDLYTNKHSDLLAKRIESILSWVLENQEKDGAWRNYYEVDFLGLKSGWTSAMGQGLAISFVYRCYNHGFLYYDVAYSVIDKAKSYMLTEDLNVLTDSGYVLQEFGGTSENVLNGFIFALYGIRDYCSFINDMSLFKQYVSTLKILSSKYNYFKIWSYYNTNKAISSSFYHQLHIEMMNSMFFLTSEKAFFSIAKRWELGKWIKLPFIVLKSTQKLINHNSITTLSS is encoded by the coding sequence ATGAACAAGGATAAATTGATTTATAGCTTTAATCGATTACTAGATGAGATATTAGACCGACCAGATTATTGGCATCCAAGATTAAAGTTTCGTCAAGATATTTCTTATAGAGAATATTATTATTTGGATTTTTCAGCAAAAGGGAATTACCCTTATGAGTTAAAAGATGGTATTCCTTTAGTTGAGATGAACAATGTATCTCGGGAGTTTTCTATCACAATTCTAAATTATGGATTAGGATTGATTGACTTGTATACAAATAAACATAGTGATCTTTTAGCAAAGAGAATTGAATCGATACTGAGTTGGGTTTTAGAAAATCAGGAGAAGGATGGAGCTTGGCGAAATTATTATGAAGTTGATTTTTTAGGATTAAAAAGTGGATGGACATCTGCAATGGGACAAGGATTGGCGATTTCATTTGTATATCGATGCTATAATCATGGTTTTTTATACTATGATGTTGCCTACAGTGTTATAGATAAAGCCAAAAGTTACATGTTGACTGAGGATTTGAATGTCTTAACTGATTCTGGATACGTGTTACAAGAATTTGGAGGGACATCCGAAAATGTTTTGAATGGATTTATTTTTGCGTTATATGGGATCAGAGATTACTGTTCTTTCATTAATGATATGTCCCTGTTTAAACAATATGTTTCGACTTTAAAAATATTAAGTAGTAAATATAATTATTTTAAAATATGGTCTTATTATAATACTAATAAAGCTATTTCTAGTTCATTTTATCATCAACTTCATATTGAGATGATGAATAGTATGTTTTTTCTAACATCTGAGAAAGCATTTTTTAGCATTGCAAAACGATGGGAATTAGGAAAATGGATAAAATTACCATTTATTGTTTTAAAGTCGACCCAAAAGTTAATTAATCATAATTCAATAACAACTTTGTCAAGTTAG
- a CDS encoding glycosyltransferase: MKILHITLDFGDGGAEKFVVHLSNEQVKQNDVTVCSFWDLREEDYFHNQLHPNVKFISLGKRKGFDIAIFLKVYRLLKEVKPDIVHSHRSVVNYLVLFTILFKNIRFIHTIHNDAFKETQSRLIRFVKNIFFKVGLIRPVTISEDSHKSFKAAYSSNATLIYNGIPMPTKSSHFDDVKKEVNKLKISINTKVLLNIARISTQKNHELLVNVTNRLIDEGYDIVLLVIGKLDKSIIDDRSMSNDRINFLGSKGNATDYLFFADAFCLSSLYEGMPISLIEALAVSCVPVVTPAGGVKDMITDKLNGFISSGFGYNSYHETLKTFLNSESELVQEIKNHCIMDYEKIYNISNTNQNYLKLYEQG, from the coding sequence ATGAAAATTTTACACATAACTTTAGATTTCGGAGATGGCGGCGCCGAAAAGTTTGTTGTTCATCTTAGTAATGAACAAGTAAAACAAAACGATGTAACTGTTTGCTCATTTTGGGATTTGAGAGAGGAAGATTATTTTCATAATCAATTACACCCTAATGTTAAATTTATTTCGCTTGGCAAACGAAAGGGATTTGATATAGCCATTTTTTTAAAGGTATATCGATTATTAAAAGAAGTAAAGCCAGATATTGTTCATTCACATCGATCTGTTGTTAATTATCTTGTTTTATTCACAATTTTATTTAAAAACATTAGATTTATTCACACTATTCATAATGATGCATTCAAAGAAACCCAGTCAAGATTAATTAGATTTGTGAAAAATATATTTTTTAAAGTTGGATTGATAAGGCCTGTAACAATATCTGAGGATTCACATAAATCCTTTAAAGCCGCATATAGTTCGAACGCCACTTTAATATATAATGGTATTCCAATGCCAACCAAGAGCTCTCATTTTGATGATGTTAAGAAAGAGGTAAACAAATTGAAAATAAGTATTAATACTAAAGTACTATTAAATATTGCACGAATAAGTACACAAAAAAACCACGAACTCCTGGTTAATGTAACAAATAGGTTAATTGATGAGGGATATGATATTGTATTATTAGTGATTGGTAAGTTGGATAAATCTATTATAGATGACAGATCAATGAGTAATGATCGAATTAACTTTTTGGGTTCGAAAGGTAATGCAACTGATTATTTGTTTTTTGCTGATGCTTTTTGTTTGTCCTCTTTGTATGAAGGTATGCCTATTTCGTTAATTGAAGCTTTAGCTGTTTCATGTGTTCCTGTGGTAACTCCTGCTGGTGGTGTTAAGGATATGATTACAGACAAATTAAATGGATTTATTTCAAGTGGTTTCGGTTATAACTCATATCATGAAACTCTTAAAACTTTTTTAAATAGCGAGAGTGAATTAGTTCAAGAAATTAAGAATCATTGTATTATGGATTATGAGAAAATTTATAATATATCAAATACAAACCAAAATTATTTGAAATTATATGAACAAGGATAA
- a CDS encoding EpsG family protein: MIISLLLYFILLSLMVISSHISVSIARSSVYDDKLLGKGFYYLPILIYSLFWGLRYNVGTDFQSYENFFRSVKMNTSNIYKLEPGYHFLNEILANLDLTSTSIFIVTSFIVVYFLYKSVSTKSNLLPIVIFFYFTTSTVLFSQNGIRQSIALCILFIVIRFFVEKKYIKSIILLILAFLFHKSVLIPAMLIPIFYRNIFSSRILVLIAMLFTLIFGTELLPYLLKQSAFIFTALNYDQLDRILKFSVTFEKGSGIGFLLKISIYILTIYLSPYVKNYFKLSPYIIFYNFFILGIILEPIISQNYFLNRINMYFLPMRIFVYAYSCLYLMKNNTTKNYLFALYYFIAHILFFIASVYSNSNDCGYFQFR; this comes from the coding sequence ATGATCATAAGTCTTTTATTATATTTTATATTGCTATCACTAATGGTGATTTCTTCACATATTTCAGTTTCGATTGCTCGATCTTCAGTATATGATGATAAGTTATTAGGTAAGGGTTTTTATTATTTACCAATATTAATATATTCATTATTTTGGGGGTTAAGGTATAATGTTGGAACTGATTTTCAGTCTTATGAGAATTTCTTTAGAAGTGTTAAAATGAATACTTCTAATATTTATAAACTTGAACCAGGATATCATTTCTTAAATGAAATCCTGGCAAACTTAGACTTAACAAGCACTAGTATATTTATTGTAACATCTTTTATAGTCGTATATTTTTTATACAAGTCAGTTAGTACTAAATCTAACCTTTTACCTATAGTTATATTCTTTTATTTTACAACTTCGACAGTTTTGTTCTCTCAGAATGGAATCAGACAATCAATAGCGCTTTGTATTTTATTTATAGTAATTAGATTTTTTGTTGAAAAAAAATATATAAAATCAATTATACTATTGATTCTTGCTTTTTTATTTCATAAAAGTGTATTAATTCCAGCAATGTTAATTCCTATTTTTTATAGGAACATTTTTTCTAGCCGAATTTTAGTCCTTATTGCAATGTTATTCACACTGATTTTTGGAACTGAACTACTACCTTATTTACTTAAACAATCAGCTTTTATTTTTACGGCATTAAATTACGACCAATTGGATCGGATTTTAAAATTTAGCGTAACCTTTGAAAAAGGATCTGGAATTGGATTTCTGCTTAAAATTAGTATATATATATTAACTATATACCTAAGTCCTTATGTAAAAAACTATTTTAAATTAAGTCCATACATTATTTTTTACAATTTTTTTATTTTAGGAATAATACTTGAACCAATCATTTCTCAGAATTATTTTTTAAACCGTATAAATATGTATTTTTTACCAATGCGAATATTTGTATATGCCTATTCATGTTTGTATTTAATGAAAAATAACACTACGAAGAATTACCTATTTGCTTTGTATTATTTCATTGCGCACATTTTATTCTTTATTGCTTCTGTATATTCTAATTCTAATGATTGCGGATATTTTCAATTTCGATAA